The following coding sequences lie in one Sorghum bicolor cultivar BTx623 chromosome 6, Sorghum_bicolor_NCBIv3, whole genome shotgun sequence genomic window:
- the LOC8075908 gene encoding protein trichome berefringence-like 7: MAGWRKAWLSVLDRAAAAGGGGSTGSLQAHLQGLLHFPSFLVLASYKRGGTYGSGHVSGKAVAACFSVALALAFFYASVTGSLPSPAAASSSSALLLPWLSSNSYSSSPTSPKKSLPTTVTAGGAADHRTDARNATVVSRRVQTGAVGDSSGSEVGLGQETSAPRHTGGGSAQGLPVPDAGNATVGSDAEPTSNSNRTREDELQVETAMPMLQWQRTDGANRPFHDTVVVGAAAGQQAATNTDDVATGNSRYTGTSEETTKSAAAGYVQSLARRAALPSRSERKAERRRRRRAVRHRHPRRRKEIMLSAQDLAVAAERSHEEMAGVKTSFAVGPGNDVVGVNASTGGVVGAGNNRVVWTSGVQDLVSFAKCDVFSGRWVRDESYGFYPPKSCALIDDDFNCHKNGRPDSDFLRWRWQPHGCDIPRLNAAEFLERLRGQRIIFVGDSLNRNMWESLVCILRHGVRDKRNVYEASGKNQFKTRGYYSFKFREYNCSVDFIRSIFLVRQMIREGRNGTEDAKLKLDELDATTPAYRTADIIVFNTGHWWTHYKTSRGLNYYQEGNHVYPSLDVLDAYKRALVTWARWVDKNIDPRRTQVVFRGYSLSHFRGGQWNSGGRCHTETEPILNQTYLTEYPEKMVILEQVLRQMKTPVIYLNISALTDYRKDGHPSVYRVRYDTEEERMAMVKRQDCSHWCLPGVPDTWNQLLYASLLQAGKGSWKL, encoded by the exons ATGGCCGGGTGGAGAAAGGCGTGGCTGTCGGTGCTGGaccgggccgccgccgccggcggcggtggcAGCACCGGCTCCCTGCAGGCGCACCTGCAGGGCCTCCTCCACTTCCCGTCCTTCCTCGTCCTCGCCAGTTACAAGCGGGGCGGTACGTACGGGAGCGGCCACGTGAGCGGCAAGGCGGTGGCGGCCTGCTTCTCCGTCGCGCTCGCGCTCGCCTTCTTCTACGCCTCGGTCACCGGCTCCTTACCTTCCCCAGCCgccgcttcctcctcctccgcgcTTCTCTTGCCGTGGCTGTCGTCGAACTCGTACTCGTCGTCGCCGACGTCACCGAAGAAATCGCTTCCTACTACCGTCACTGCGGGCGGCGCTGCCGATCACCGGACCGACGCGCGCAACGCCACCGTGGTGTCGCGTCGCGTGCAGACCGGCGCGGTGGGGGACTCGTCGGGTTCGGAGGTCGGATTGGGGCAAGAGACGTCAGCGCCCCGGCACACGGGCGGCGGCAGCGCGCAGGGTCTCCCCGTGCCGGACGCCGGAAACGCCACCGTGGGTTCCGACGCGGAACCCACCAGTAACAGTAACCGCACCAGAGAAGACGAACTGCAAGTGGAAACCGCGATGCCGATGCTGCAGTGGCAAAGGACAGACGGAGCCAATCGTCCTTTCCACGACACCGTCGTCGTCGGTGCTGCCGCCGGTCAGCAAGCGGCGACGAACACTGACGACGTCGCCACCGGCAACTCCAGATACACAGGGACATCAGAAGAAACAACCAAGAGCGCCGCCGCTGGCTACGTCCAGAGCCTGGCACGGCGAGCGGCTCTGCCATCACGGTCGGAGCGGAAGGCGGAAAGGCGCAGGCGCAGGAGAGCCGTGAGGCACAGGCACCCGAGGCGACGGAAGGAGATCATGCTCTCGGCGCAGGATCTCGCTGTCGCTGCCGAGCGGAGCCACGAGGAGATGGCTGGCGTCAAAACCAGCTTCGCCGTCGGGCCAGGCAATGACGTGGTTGGCGTGAACGCCAGCACGGGCGGCGTGGTCGGGGCCGGCAACAACCGTGTCGTGTGGACGTCCGGCGTGCAAGACCTGGTTTCCTTCGCCAAGTGCGACGTGTTCAGCGGAAGGTGGGTGAGGGACGAGAGCTACGGGTTCTACCCGCCCAAATCGTGCGCACTCATCGACGACGACTTCAACTGCCACAAGAACGGCCGGCCGGACAGTGACTTCCTCAGGTGGCGGTGGCAGCCGCACGGCTGTGACATTCCCAG GCTGAACGCGGCTGAGTTCCTGGAGAGGCTGAGAGGGCAGAGGATCATATTCGTCGGCGACTCGCTGAACCGGAACATGTGGGAGTCGCTGGTCTGCATCCTTCGCCATGGCGTCAGGGACAAGAGGAACGTGTATGAGGCATCGGGGAAGAACCAGTTCAAGACCCGAGGATACTACTCCTTCAAATTCAGG GAGTACAATTGCTCGGTTGATTTCATAAGATCAATATTCCTCGTCAGGCAGATGATCCGCGAGGGGAGAAACGGTACTGAAGATGCAAAGCTGAAACTGGATGAGCTAGACGCGACGACTCCAGCATACCGGACTGCAGACATCATCGTCTTCAACACCGGTCACTGGTGGACTCACTACAAAACATCAAGAGG GCTGAACTATTACCAAGAGGGCAACCATGTGTATCCCAGCCTTGACGTTTTGGATGCATACAAGAGAGCTCTAGTCACCTGGGCTAGATGGGTGGACAAGAACATCGATCCAAGAAGGACTCAGGTTGTATTCAGAGGATATTCCCTCTCACATTTCAG AGGAGGGCAGTGGAATTCAGGAGGGAGATGCCACACGGAGACTGAGCCAATATTGAATCAGACATATCTTACTGAGTACCCTGAGAAGATGGTAATCCTGGAGCAGGTCTTGAGGCAGATGAAAACTCCCGTCATATACCTCAACATCAGCGCACTCACCGATTACCGAAAAGATGGCCATCCGTCAGTCTACCGGGTACGTTATGATACAGAGGAGGAACGGATGGCAATGGTGAAAAGGCAGGACTGTAGCCACTGGTGCTTGCCTGGCGTGCCAGATACGTGGAATCAACTGCTGTATGCTTCGCTGCTTCAAGCAGGCAAAGGCTCCTGGAAATTATGA
- the LOC8064454 gene encoding uncharacterized protein LOC8064454, whose protein sequence is MAGGNLFGRALSYVVNEFLVEGLANNRAFQRFAVKTNRTLENLSSKAKEVREELSEQLKEARGEKDHFKH, encoded by the exons ATGGCCGGCGGCAACCTGTTCGGGCGGGCGCTGAGCTACGTTGTCAACGAGTTCCTCGTCGAGGGCCTCGCCAACAA CCGTGCATTCCAGAGGTTTGCTGTGAAGACCAACAGGACTCTTGAGAACCTATCGTCTAAAG CTAAGGAAGTGAGGGAGGAATTATCCGAGCAATTGAAGGAAGCTCGTGGCGAGAAAGAT CACTTCAAGCATTGA